The Prodigiosinella aquatilis region AAAACTCGAAGACGTATTGCAGGTACGCCGCCACGGTAACGAAATGCGGATTTTCGATCAGGTGGCGGAGTTTTACCGCTAATCAACTCGTCAGAATTTGCCACAATAGGTGGCGGTAAACCGGCATCAGCGGATGCATCCACAACTTTACCAGACTGACAACGGCAACTGCCGTTGTCAGTGGTGTAAACCAGCGCAGACGTTGTAGCGTAAAGACGTCATTATTGTAGTCGACGCGACTGGCGCGCCACCACTGCCACAACAACCAACCTGCACCCCATACCAGAATAGCGGTAATCAGCAGTAGCCATTTGAAACTACTACTGTTTACTTCGTGCGGAATATCAATCGCTACCCCCGCCAAGATCCCTGGCATCAGGTAAACCGGCGGCCAGGTGAGACAACCAATAATATTTGGCAATGCAAAACGCTGGGGCGACAGCTCCAGCATGCCGGCGATCATCGGGATCAGTGGCCGCGTCGGCCCAATAAAACGCCCTATCAGCACAGTAGCAATATGATGCTGATGCAAGGTCTTTTCTGTGCGATAGAGATAAGCCTGATGTTTTTGCAGGAAAGACCAGCTATGCAACTGTTCCTTGAAATACCAGCCGATAAAATAGGAGATCCAATCCCCCAACAGGCAACCAATAATCCCCATTCCCCAGGCGGGGTAGAGCGCCATTTTACCGCTGCCAATCAGCGCACCCAGCGACGCCATCATCAGCGTACCAGGAAGCAGTAGACCCACCAGCGCCAAAGATTCCAGAAAAGCGACCAGCAAGACCGCCATCAGCGAATACGCCAACGACTGTGTAACCAGATGTTCCAGCCAAACTTCCATAAATCGCTATATATCCGCACTTTTATAAACAAAGATAATAGGATAATAGCAGAGGACGATATGGAAATGGCAGATAATAGAATTTCCCTATCAGTGGGTATAAAGTACCCACTGATAGGGAAAGAGAGATAGAAAAATGGGGACGGTTATCCTCCCAGATACATCCTTTTCACTTCCGGGTTGGCGAGTATCTCCTGGGCTTGTCCGTGCAGCACAATATGACCGTTCTCCAGCACATAAGCCCGGTCGGCAATTTTCAGCGCCGCAGTAGCATTCTGCTCTACCAGCAAAACAGTAATTCCTTCACTCTGCAATTGCTTGATAGTGGAGAACAGTTCTCCCACCACCTTGGGTGCCAAACCGAGACTCGGTTCATCCAGCATCAGCAGTACCGGCTCACTCATCAGCGCCCGAGCTATCGCCAGCATCTGCTGCTCACCACCGCTCATGGTGCCCGCCATCTGGTTACTACGTTCCTTCAATCGTGGAAACATCGCGTACATCTTGTCCCGCAGATAACTAAAATTGACTGGGTTGTTATATGCTCCCATACGCAGATTTTCCTCAATCGTCAGATTAGTAAAAACCTTGCGTCCTTCCGGCACCAGCGCCAGTCCTTTGCGCACAATCTGGTGTGTCGGGCTGTGGGAGATATCGTCGTTGAGAAAAGTCACTACCCCCGTCGATTTCACTAAATTGATGATGCCATTAAGCGTAGAGGTTTTACCGGCCCCGTTACTGCCAATCAACGTGACAATTTCGCTGTTGTTAACCTCAAGATCGATGCCTTTGAGTCCCTGGATCAGCCCATAGAACACCTGAAGATCGCTGGCTTTAAGCATAATCAATGTCTCCCAGATAGGCGGCGATCACCTCCGGATTGTTCACCGCTTCCTGCGGCGTACCATTGAACAGCGCTTTGCCATAATCCAGCACCATTACTCGCTCACACAATGTATTGACGAACGACATATCGTGTTCGATCAACAACACCGTCAACCCATAGTCCGCACGCATCCTGAAAATCAGCTGCGCCAACTCCGCTGTCTCTCTGGGGTTCATGCCCGCTGCCGGTTCATCCAGTAACAACAGTTTAGGCGATGTCGCCAGCGCACGGGCAATCTCCACTTTACGCTGATTACCGTAACTCAAATTGGTGGCCAGCGAATCGGCATATTCAGCAATACCAATATAATCCAGCAGTGCCATTACTTTTTCCCGCGCCTGTCGTTCAGCATGGAAAAAGCGCCCCAACCGCAATACCGCTTCCAGAAAAGAGTAATGAATGAATCGGTCAAGACCGATCAGCACGTTTTCCACCACCGTCATGGAGGGAAACAGCCGGATATTCTGGAAAGTACGAGCGATCCCCCGGTTCACTACCTGATTGGGCTTCAGTCCGGCGAGCCTTTGTTGTCCCAGCATGACGGTGCCGAGGGTGGGTTTATAGTTGGCGGTAATCACATTGAATAACGTAGTTTTACCTGCGCCGTTAGGGCCGATAAGACCAAAGATTTCCGTCGGATTGATACTGAAACTCACGTCATCAATGGCACGCAGTCCACCGAACTGCATGGTGACATTATCAACACGGAGTAGTGGATTATTTTCCATTCTGGCGCCTCCTGCGAATTTCCCAGATTTCCTGTTTACCCAGCAACCCTTCGCGGGCAAACAGCATAATCACCAGCAACACCAGTGAGAACACCACCATCCTCAGTCCCGGGTGCGACCCAAAATCCTGCCCGAAGAGTGTGAGCGGCTGGTCGAGAAAACGTAACCACTCACCACTGCCCACCACAATGATAGTGCCCAGAATCGCGCCAGTGGTGCTACCCAACCCACCAAGCACAATGATGATCAGCAGTTGGAATGTCAGCATGAAGTCAAACAGATCGGGGGAGATAATCGTCAGTAACGACGCCAGCAACCCGCCGCCGATGCCCTCGAAAAAAGCGCTGGTGGCGAAAGCGCAGGTTTTGATTTTAAACGTATTAATACCCATGGCGATGGCCGCATCCTCATCGTCACGTACCGCTTTCATCGCCCGGCCATACTTGGAATACACCAGTTGCAGAATAAACAATACCGCCACCAGGGCGATAAAACCGCACCAGTAAAGGATATGACCCACCTGAGGGATCTCGTTCAGCCCAATGGCGCCATTGGTAATTTGCGGATTATTGATGGCAAAAATTTTGATGATGAAACCGAATCCCAACGTGACGATAGCCAGATAGTCGCCCCGCACCCGGAATACCGGAAAAGAGAGACATATTCCTACCACCGAGGAACAGATACCACTGATAATCAGCGCAGGTAAAAACGACGCGTGCAACACCAGAATGAACGGACTCGGTGCTGCCATTTCAAACATATCTGTTTTGGCATTTGGACTCAGCAGCAGCAGTGCGGTGATATAAGCGCCTATCGCCACAAACCCATTTGGCTCCAGCGACAACTGCCCGGTGACGCCGTTGATCAGGTTATAGCTGACCGCCAGTAT contains the following coding sequences:
- a CDS encoding ABC transporter ATP-binding protein; amino-acid sequence: MLKASDLQVFYGLIQGLKGIDLEVNNSEIVTLIGSNGAGKTSTLNGIINLVKSTGVVTFLNDDISHSPTHQIVRKGLALVPEGRKVFTNLTIEENLRMGAYNNPVNFSYLRDKMYAMFPRLKERSNQMAGTMSGGEQQMLAIARALMSEPVLLMLDEPSLGLAPKVVGELFSTIKQLQSEGITVLLVEQNATAALKIADRAYVLENGHIVLHGQAQEILANPEVKRMYLGG
- a CDS encoding ABC transporter ATP-binding protein, which gives rise to MENNPLLRVDNVTMQFGGLRAIDDVSFSINPTEIFGLIGPNGAGKTTLFNVITANYKPTLGTVMLGQQRLAGLKPNQVVNRGIARTFQNIRLFPSMTVVENVLIGLDRFIHYSFLEAVLRLGRFFHAERQAREKVMALLDYIGIAEYADSLATNLSYGNQRKVEIARALATSPKLLLLDEPAAGMNPRETAELAQLIFRMRADYGLTVLLIEHDMSFVNTLCERVMVLDYGKALFNGTPQEAVNNPEVIAAYLGDIDYA
- a CDS encoding branched-chain amino acid ABC transporter permease; translated protein: MRMPQNSSALLLGYIVVFALTFLALSLLQTVFGDYIVRIFCNIFIFMILAVSYNLINGVTGQLSLEPNGFVAIGAYITALLLLSPNAKTDMFEMAAPSPFILVLHASFLPALIISGICSSVVGICLSFPVFRVRGDYLAIVTLGFGFIIKIFAINNPQITNGAIGLNEIPQVGHILYWCGFIALVAVLFILQLVYSKYGRAMKAVRDDEDAAIAMGINTFKIKTCAFATSAFFEGIGGGLLASLLTIISPDLFDFMLTFQLLIIIVLGGLGSTTGAILGTIIVVGSGEWLRFLDQPLTLFGQDFGSHPGLRMVVFSLVLLVIMLFAREGLLGKQEIWEIRRRRQNGK
- a CDS encoding DedA family protein, which translates into the protein MEVWLEHLVTQSLAYSLMAVLLVAFLESLALVGLLLPGTLMMASLGALIGSGKMALYPAWGMGIIGCLLGDWISYFIGWYFKEQLHSWSFLQKHQAYLYRTEKTLHQHHIATVLIGRFIGPTRPLIPMIAGMLELSPQRFALPNIIGCLTWPPVYLMPGILAGVAIDIPHEVNSSSFKWLLLITAILVWGAGWLLWQWWRASRVDYNNDVFTLQRLRWFTPLTTAVAVVSLVKLWMHPLMPVYRHLLWQILTS